The following proteins are co-located in the Halictus rubicundus isolate RS-2024b chromosome 1, iyHalRubi1_principal, whole genome shotgun sequence genome:
- the Orc4 gene encoding origin recognition complex subunit 4 isoform X2 → MNKKKSMAIDFQDNMILLTRKYLKRKIMCPETKFRHHVKERMHVLELLKRTVDMGESNSALLIGPRGSGKTTLINSVLKELSSIKSFKENALIVNLHGLVHTDDRLALKDATRQMQLENVVGDKVFGTFAENLAFLLECLKSGDKKRSKPVIFILDEFDLFCEHHNQTLLYNLFDIAQSAQAPICVIGMTCRLDVIELLEKRVKSRFSHRQIFLFPGDTSSAEQPTSPFDDRLELFQHLLSLPDDENVNRIEQQYDDCTIDPQFGSMWNDYIKSLVSNATMVNLLKRMYQMDVSERSFRNFLAVAVSTLSEKHQRLEVNDFVEASKIFTQDDKVLMLEGLSVIEICLIIAMKHETEIYEGEPLNFEAVYNRYNKFANQHSSIQSVQRPVIMKAFEHIKNLEILIPVSGMNSKVEKEYQYYKFLLTSQQVMEAVKNYPGIPTEVSQWALSSV, encoded by the exons ATGAACAAGAAAAAGAGTATGGCTATTGACTTTCAAGATAACATGATACTGTTAACAAGAAAGTATTTGAAACGCAAAATTATGTGTCCTGAAACAAAGTTCAGGCATCATGTGAAAGAGCGCATGCATGTTCTGGAGTTATTGAAGCGAACAGTTGACATGGGAGAAAGTAATTCTGCCTTGTTAATTGGTCCTAGAGGTAGTGGAAAAACCACA TTGATTAACAGTGTTTTGAAAGAGCTATCATCCATAAAGAGCTTCAAAGAGAATGCTCTGATAGTAAATCTTCATGGTCTTGTTCATACTGATGATCGTTTAGCGCTGAAAGATGCCACCCGTCAAATGCAATTAGAAAACGTGGTAGGAGACAAGGTGTTCGGTACATTTGCCGAGAACCTGGCTTTTCTGCTTGAATGTTTAAAGTCTGGAGATAAAAAGCGTTCAAAACCAGTTATTTTTATCTTGGATGAATTTGATTTATTCTGTGAACACCATAATCAGACTTTGTTGTATAATCTGTTTGATATTGCTCAATCTGCTCAA GCTCCAATATGTGTGATAGGAATGACTTGTAGATTGGATGTAATAGAGCTTTTAGAAAAAAGAGTTAAATCAAGATTCTCCCATCGTCAGATATTTTTGTTCCCTGGTGACACATCATCTGCTGAACAGCCAACATCTCCATTTGACGATCGTTTAGAACTCTTCCAGCATCTTCTTAGTCTTCCTGATGACGAAAATgtaaataggatagagcagcAATACGATGATTGCACAATAGATCCACAATTTGGTTCCATGTGGAATGATTACATAAAAAGCTTAGTCAGTAACGCAACTATGGTGAACTTGTTGAAAAGAATGTATCAGATGGATGTGAGTGAGAGGAGCTTCAGAAATTTTCTGGCTGTGGCTGTGTCCACACTGTCAGAGAAGCATCAGAGATTGGAAGTAAATGATTTTGTGGAAGCCAGTAAAATATTCACCCAGGACGATAAGGTTTTAATGCTCGAGGGATTGTCTGTTATCGAAATATGTTTA ATAATAGCGATGAAACATGAGACAGAGATTTACGAAGGAGAACCATTAAATTTCGAAGCGGTGTATAATCGTTATAATAAATTTGCCAATCAGCATTCGTCTATACAAAGTGTACAAAGGCCTGTTATCATGAAGGCTTTCGAACACATTAAG AACTTGGAGATACTAATACCAGTAAGCGGCATGAACTCAAAGGTTGAGAAAGAGTATCAGTATTACAAATTCTTGCTAACATCCCAGCAAGTCATGGAAGCTGTGAAAAATTATCCTGGAATACCGACAGAAGTCTCTCAGTGGGCTTTGAGCAGTGTATAA
- the Mdlc gene encoding RING finger protein mdlc — MEDAESKTDKKNCTFLFKRRKIRSSAARKRKGANDEDESSDDETTVVKKERKHGDKNPMKQSTNTKKVKDQQNAIEDDTSDEESITVSYKSKRTPMPAGPSDQGATAILETETEKDKDAQALFEKAQKINEELEGKEDDKIYRGLNNYAQYYKKKDTAAGNASSGMVRKGPIRAPANLRATVRWDYQPDICKDYKETGFCGFGDSCKFLHDRSDYKLGWQLEREAATGEYNNSGDEDDKKYEIHSDDENLPFKCFICRNSFTDPIVTKCKHYFCEKCALDQYKKSTRCYICNVQTNGVFNPAKELIARTKLEERGREEEEDDNESSDDE; from the exons ATGGAAGACGCAGAATCCAAAACGGACAAGAAAAATTGTACGTTTTTATTCAAAAGAAGGAAGATTCGAAGTAGTGCGGCCCGAAAACGCAAAGGAGCAAACGATGAAGACG AGAGCAGCGACGATGAAACCACTGTGgttaaaaaagagagaaaacacGGTGACAAGAATCCCATGAAACAAAGC ACTAACACAAAAAAGGTGAAAGATCAGCAGAATGCTATTGAAGATGACACAAGCGACGAGGAGAGCATCACAGTTTCTTATAAAAGTAAACGGACTCCCATGCCAGCTGGGCCGAGCGATCAAGGAGCAACAGCAATTTTAGAAACAGAAACTGAGAAGGATAAGGATGCTCAAGCTCTATTTGAAAAGGCTCAAAAGATAAACGAG GAACTCGAGGGAAAGGAGGATGATAAAAtttatagaggattgaataattATGCGcaatattataagaaaaaaGACACGGCTGCAGGAAATGCTTCCAGCGGAATGGTACGTAAAGGTCCGATTAGGGCACCGGCTAATCTAAGGGCAACTGTTAGATGGGACTACCAGCCAGATATTTGCAAAGACTATAAAGAAACCGGTTTTTGTGGGTTTGGAG ACAGCTGTAAATTTCTCCACGATCGTTCAGATTACAAGTTAGGCTGGCAATTAGAAAGAGAAGCAGCTACAGGAGAGTACAACAACAGTGGTGACGAGGATgacaaaaaatatgaaattcatAGCGACGACGAGAATCTCCCATTCAAATGTTTTATTTGTAGAAACAGCTTCACTGACCCTATTGTTACAAA ATGTAAACATTATTTCTGCGAGAAATGTGCGTTAGATCAATACAAAAAGAGTACCAGATGTTACATCTGCAACGTGCAGACTAATGGCGTATTTAATCCAGCTAAAGAGTTAATTGCACGAACGAAATTAGAAGAGAGAGGtagagaagaagaggaagatgaCAATGAATCCTCCGACGATGAATAA
- the Orc4 gene encoding origin recognition complex subunit 4 isoform X1 encodes MKREDSNMNKKKSMAIDFQDNMILLTRKYLKRKIMCPETKFRHHVKERMHVLELLKRTVDMGESNSALLIGPRGSGKTTLINSVLKELSSIKSFKENALIVNLHGLVHTDDRLALKDATRQMQLENVVGDKVFGTFAENLAFLLECLKSGDKKRSKPVIFILDEFDLFCEHHNQTLLYNLFDIAQSAQAPICVIGMTCRLDVIELLEKRVKSRFSHRQIFLFPGDTSSAEQPTSPFDDRLELFQHLLSLPDDENVNRIEQQYDDCTIDPQFGSMWNDYIKSLVSNATMVNLLKRMYQMDVSERSFRNFLAVAVSTLSEKHQRLEVNDFVEASKIFTQDDKVLMLEGLSVIEICLIIAMKHETEIYEGEPLNFEAVYNRYNKFANQHSSIQSVQRPVIMKAFEHIKNLEILIPVSGMNSKVEKEYQYYKFLLTSQQVMEAVKNYPGIPTEVSQWALSSV; translated from the exons ATGAAACGT gAGGATAGCAACATGAACAAGAAAAAGAGTATGGCTATTGACTTTCAAGATAACATGATACTGTTAACAAGAAAGTATTTGAAACGCAAAATTATGTGTCCTGAAACAAAGTTCAGGCATCATGTGAAAGAGCGCATGCATGTTCTGGAGTTATTGAAGCGAACAGTTGACATGGGAGAAAGTAATTCTGCCTTGTTAATTGGTCCTAGAGGTAGTGGAAAAACCACA TTGATTAACAGTGTTTTGAAAGAGCTATCATCCATAAAGAGCTTCAAAGAGAATGCTCTGATAGTAAATCTTCATGGTCTTGTTCATACTGATGATCGTTTAGCGCTGAAAGATGCCACCCGTCAAATGCAATTAGAAAACGTGGTAGGAGACAAGGTGTTCGGTACATTTGCCGAGAACCTGGCTTTTCTGCTTGAATGTTTAAAGTCTGGAGATAAAAAGCGTTCAAAACCAGTTATTTTTATCTTGGATGAATTTGATTTATTCTGTGAACACCATAATCAGACTTTGTTGTATAATCTGTTTGATATTGCTCAATCTGCTCAA GCTCCAATATGTGTGATAGGAATGACTTGTAGATTGGATGTAATAGAGCTTTTAGAAAAAAGAGTTAAATCAAGATTCTCCCATCGTCAGATATTTTTGTTCCCTGGTGACACATCATCTGCTGAACAGCCAACATCTCCATTTGACGATCGTTTAGAACTCTTCCAGCATCTTCTTAGTCTTCCTGATGACGAAAATgtaaataggatagagcagcAATACGATGATTGCACAATAGATCCACAATTTGGTTCCATGTGGAATGATTACATAAAAAGCTTAGTCAGTAACGCAACTATGGTGAACTTGTTGAAAAGAATGTATCAGATGGATGTGAGTGAGAGGAGCTTCAGAAATTTTCTGGCTGTGGCTGTGTCCACACTGTCAGAGAAGCATCAGAGATTGGAAGTAAATGATTTTGTGGAAGCCAGTAAAATATTCACCCAGGACGATAAGGTTTTAATGCTCGAGGGATTGTCTGTTATCGAAATATGTTTA ATAATAGCGATGAAACATGAGACAGAGATTTACGAAGGAGAACCATTAAATTTCGAAGCGGTGTATAATCGTTATAATAAATTTGCCAATCAGCATTCGTCTATACAAAGTGTACAAAGGCCTGTTATCATGAAGGCTTTCGAACACATTAAG AACTTGGAGATACTAATACCAGTAAGCGGCATGAACTCAAAGGTTGAGAAAGAGTATCAGTATTACAAATTCTTGCTAACATCCCAGCAAGTCATGGAAGCTGTGAAAAATTATCCTGGAATACCGACAGAAGTCTCTCAGTGGGCTTTGAGCAGTGTATAA
- the Atg8a gene encoding GABA type A receptor-associated protein autophagy-related 8a, with amino-acid sequence MKFHYKEGHPFEKRKAEGEKIRRKYPERVPVIVEKAPKAKMSDLDKQKFLVPCDLTVGQFYFLIRKRIHLRPEDALFFFVNNLIPPTSATMGYLYGEHHEEDFFLYIAYSDENVYGN; translated from the exons ATGAAGTTTCATTACAAGGAGGGGCACCCCTTCGAAAAGAGGAAGGCCGAGGGTGAAAAAATACGACGAAAATACCCGGAGAGGGTTCCC GTAATTGTCGAGAAAGCGCCGAAGGCGAAAATGAGTGATTTGGATAAACAAAAGTTTTTAGTACCGTGTGACTTGACCGTTGgacagttttattttttaatccgAAAACGAATTCATCTTCGTCCCGAAGACGCTCTGTTCTTCTTCGTTAACAACCTTATTCCTCCAACAAGTGCCACCATGGGTTATCTCTATGGG GAACACCACGAAGAAGATTTCTTCCTCTACATAGCGTACAGCGATGAGAACGTGTATGGGAACTAA
- the Amt gene encoding ammonium transporter isoform X1, translating into MFPSNMEVNSNETNITSTVIKDPGLISAYNLTQEDSNWIITNSFIIFTMQTGFGMLESGCVSLKNEVNIMMKNVVDIVLGGLTYWAFGFATSFGSNKHYNSFIGLGEFLIDPPIDDNHMGPKYAAFLFQLSFATTSTTIVSGAMAERCNFKAYCLFSFLNTIVYCIPAGWVWGDHGFLKNLGSVDIAGSGVVHLVGGSSALACAIMLGPRLGRYDNGIDPLPLGNPVNAIMGLFVLWWGWLAFNSGSTYGVSGQRWQYAAKAAVSTMLASMGGGLIGLGFSLTNPNGIDILSQINGILGALVAVTGGCFLFRAWEAILVGMVGAFITCFMMPMIDRLHIDDPVGASATHGSTLIHLDYLNVRLIVILTNSFHAGASGIWGIVAIGLFADNPHPLDTTSGRKGLFKGGGWCLLGVQCLTVLCLTLWSFFTSLSLLWVINKIIPIRMSVHDELLGADLMEHRIRHMQIGVSRAMSALRPDSQEHDLGTVHPVGINPGHDSYLEKYNRKNRLKTGKPLPVGKKSSKTRQSNTITDTVLTKQNKPHFAWMN; encoded by the exons ATGTTTCCATCTAACATGGAAGTGAATAGCAACGAAACAAATATAACAAGTACTGTGATCAAGGATCCGGGTCTTATTTCTGCATACAATCTCACTCAAGAAGACAGTAACTGGATCATAACAAATTCCTTTATAATCTTCACTATGCAAACGG GATTTGGTATGTTAGAGTCTGGTTGTGTGTCTTTGAAAAACGAAGTCAACATTATGATGAAGAATGTGGTAGACATAGTGCTCGGAGGATTAACTTATTGGGCATTCGGCTTTGCAACGAGTTTCGGGTCAAATAAACATTACAATTCCTTTATCGGACTAGGAGAATTTCTGATAGATCCTCCGATTGATGATAATCACATGGGTCCGAAATATGcagcatttttatttcaattaagcTTTGCGACCACTTCAACCACCATTGTCAGTGGAGCCATGGCAGAACG ATGCAATTTCAAAGCATATTGCCTGTTCTCTTTCTTGAACACAATCGTCTATTGTATACCTGCTGGATGGGTATGGGGTGATCATGGTTTCTTAAAGAACCTGGGTTCTGTAGACATTGCTGGTTCGGGAGTGGTTCATCTTGTCGGGGGTAGTTCTG CACTTGCATGCGCTATTATGCTGGGACCAAGACTGGGCAGATATGATAATGGAATTGACCCATTACCACTCGGGAATCCCGTCAACGCTATCATGGGTTTATTTGTACTTTG GTGGGGCTGGCTAGCATTCAACAGTGGTAGCACGTATGGTGTCAGTGGTCAACGATGGCAATATGCTGCCAAGGCAGCAGTGTCTACGATGCTAGCAAGTATGGGAGGAGGTCTAATCGGATTAGGTTTTAGTTTAACTAATCCAAACGGGATTGACATTCTCAGTCAAATAAATGGAATTCTTGGTGCCTTGGTTGCAGTAACAG GTGGTTGTTTCCTTTTTAGAGCTTGGGAAGCTATACTTGTTGGAATGGTCGGTGCTTTCATTACATGTTTTATGATGCCCATGATAGATAGACTGCACATCGATGATCCTGTTGGAGCCAGTGCAACTCATGGTTCTACTTTGATACATCTTGATTATTTGAATGTTCGTCTGATTGTCATTCTAACAAATTCGTTTCATGCAGGAGCAAGTGGAATTTGGGGGATCGTTGCTATTGGTTTATTTGCAGATAATCCGCATCCTCTTGACACTACCAGTGGAAGAAAAGGCTTATTCAAGG GAGGAGGTTGGTGTTTGCTAGGTGTGCAGTGCCTAACTGTTCTGTGCTTAACATTGTGGAGCTTTTTTACATCGCTTTCTTTATTATGG GTGATCAATAAAATAATACCCATTAGAATGAGTGTCCATGACGAACTGCTTGGAGCAGACTTAATGGAACACCGAATACGACACATGCAG ATAGGTGTTAGCAGAGCCATGTCTGCTCTTCGTCCAGATTCTCAAGAGCATGATCTGGGTACGGTGCATCCTGTAGGAATAAATCCTG GTCACGATTCCTACTTGGAGAAATATAATCGTAAAAATCGTTTGAAAACAGGAAAACCGTTGCCTGTCGGCAAGAAATCGTCAAAGACACGTCAATCTAATACAATTACAGATACAGTATTGACTAAACAGAATAAACCGCATTTCGCTTGGATGAATTGA
- the Amt gene encoding ammonium transporter isoform X2, with protein MFPSNMEVNSNETNITSTVIKDPGLISAYNLTQEDSNWIITNSFIIFTMQTGFGMLESGCVSLKNEVNIMMKNVVDIVLGGLTYWAFGFATSFGSNKHYNSFIGLGEFLIDPPIDDNHMGPKYAAFLFQLSFATTSTTIVSGAMAERCNFKAYCLFSFLNTIVYCIPAGWVWGDHGFLKNLGSVDIAGSGVVHLVGGSSALACAIMLGPRLGRYDNGIDPLPLGNPVNAIMGLFVLWWGWLAFNSGSTYGVSGQRWQYAAKAAVSTMLASMGGGLIGLGFSLTNPNGIDILSQINGILGALVAVTGGCFLFRAWEAILVGMVGAFITCFMMPMIDRLHIDDPVGASATHGASGIWGIVAIGLFADNPHPLDTTSGRKGLFKGGGWCLLGVQCLTVLCLTLWSFFTSLSLLWVINKIIPIRMSVHDELLGADLMEHRIRHMQIGVSRAMSALRPDSQEHDLGTVHPVGINPGHDSYLEKYNRKNRLKTGKPLPVGKKSSKTRQSNTITDTVLTKQNKPHFAWMN; from the exons ATGTTTCCATCTAACATGGAAGTGAATAGCAACGAAACAAATATAACAAGTACTGTGATCAAGGATCCGGGTCTTATTTCTGCATACAATCTCACTCAAGAAGACAGTAACTGGATCATAACAAATTCCTTTATAATCTTCACTATGCAAACGG GATTTGGTATGTTAGAGTCTGGTTGTGTGTCTTTGAAAAACGAAGTCAACATTATGATGAAGAATGTGGTAGACATAGTGCTCGGAGGATTAACTTATTGGGCATTCGGCTTTGCAACGAGTTTCGGGTCAAATAAACATTACAATTCCTTTATCGGACTAGGAGAATTTCTGATAGATCCTCCGATTGATGATAATCACATGGGTCCGAAATATGcagcatttttatttcaattaagcTTTGCGACCACTTCAACCACCATTGTCAGTGGAGCCATGGCAGAACG ATGCAATTTCAAAGCATATTGCCTGTTCTCTTTCTTGAACACAATCGTCTATTGTATACCTGCTGGATGGGTATGGGGTGATCATGGTTTCTTAAAGAACCTGGGTTCTGTAGACATTGCTGGTTCGGGAGTGGTTCATCTTGTCGGGGGTAGTTCTG CACTTGCATGCGCTATTATGCTGGGACCAAGACTGGGCAGATATGATAATGGAATTGACCCATTACCACTCGGGAATCCCGTCAACGCTATCATGGGTTTATTTGTACTTTG GTGGGGCTGGCTAGCATTCAACAGTGGTAGCACGTATGGTGTCAGTGGTCAACGATGGCAATATGCTGCCAAGGCAGCAGTGTCTACGATGCTAGCAAGTATGGGAGGAGGTCTAATCGGATTAGGTTTTAGTTTAACTAATCCAAACGGGATTGACATTCTCAGTCAAATAAATGGAATTCTTGGTGCCTTGGTTGCAGTAACAG GTGGTTGTTTCCTTTTTAGAGCTTGGGAAGCTATACTTGTTGGAATGGTCGGTGCTTTCATTACATGTTTTATGATGCCCATGATAGATAGACTGCACATCGATGATCCTGTTGGAGCCAGTGCAACTCATG GAGCAAGTGGAATTTGGGGGATCGTTGCTATTGGTTTATTTGCAGATAATCCGCATCCTCTTGACACTACCAGTGGAAGAAAAGGCTTATTCAAGG GAGGAGGTTGGTGTTTGCTAGGTGTGCAGTGCCTAACTGTTCTGTGCTTAACATTGTGGAGCTTTTTTACATCGCTTTCTTTATTATGG GTGATCAATAAAATAATACCCATTAGAATGAGTGTCCATGACGAACTGCTTGGAGCAGACTTAATGGAACACCGAATACGACACATGCAG ATAGGTGTTAGCAGAGCCATGTCTGCTCTTCGTCCAGATTCTCAAGAGCATGATCTGGGTACGGTGCATCCTGTAGGAATAAATCCTG GTCACGATTCCTACTTGGAGAAATATAATCGTAAAAATCGTTTGAAAACAGGAAAACCGTTGCCTGTCGGCAAGAAATCGTCAAAGACACGTCAATCTAATACAATTACAGATACAGTATTGACTAAACAGAATAAACCGCATTTCGCTTGGATGAATTGA
- the LOC143359698 gene encoding large ribosomal subunit protein eL22 has product MPPAVAKKSKGPAPKKQTLRGKGQKKKVSLKFTIDCTHPAEDNIMDVANFEKYLQERIKVGGKTNNFGNNITLERDKMKLSVNSDIDFSKRYLKYLTKKYLKKNKLRDWLRVVSEDKETYELRYFQINSQEDDDEEDAE; this is encoded by the exons ATGCCTCCG GCTGTCGCGAAGAAGTCGAAAGGGCCGGCGCCCAAAAAACAGACCCTTCGGGGCAAGGGCCAGAAGAAAAAGGTGTCCCTGAAGTTCACCATCGATTGTACACATCCTGCAGAGGACAATATTATGGATGTAGCGAATTTT GAGAAATACCTGCAGGAAAGAATCAAGGTTGGAGGTAAAACGAACAACTTTGGTAACAATATCACATTGGAACGCGACAAGATGAAGCTGTCCGTTAACAGTGACATCGACTTCTCCAAGCG GTATCTTAAATACTTGACGAAAAAGTATCTGAAGAAGAACAAGCTGCGTGACTGGCTTCGTGTAGTGTCTGAAGACAAAGAAACGTACGAACTGAGGTACTTCCAGATCAACAGCCAGGAAGATGATGACGAAGAAGATGCAGAATAA